In Parabacteroides sp. FAFU027, the following proteins share a genomic window:
- a CDS encoding RagB/SusD family nutrient uptake outer membrane protein — protein MKTIHKFIYPLFVGAMLFSSCSDMLDKEPYGQFSTAQMDANSIEGLMSSAYAGLEGHFFGNNESFSGPVSNWVFDVRSDDAYKGGGGVTMEAYLTQLELSNITNDNPVGLNKWRNNFYGIARVNQTIRTINSINPENKAELLGELRLIRGHFYFDLIRIFDRIPYIDENTNAINARYDELTREQIYDKIYDDLKFGYDNIAETQTQAGRLNKYAAAAYLCKLSIERKKYAEAITWADVVIGSNKYALYDNYLDMSKLAYNNKKESVFAIQFSTDNNAAHINWGNLLNTTYSDGNLFGNGDDFFIGSQNLRNAFRTDANGLPYLDNFNSVDVNASYTGNVDPRLDFTMERIGFPFRGNIVNEKWCRDLETYGAGSCKKGLIDPTSSDMVKGFPWGANALNYNLIRYAEVLLWKAEALIESGGNLETARGLINQVREKAKRSIDKFYTPRDIDVTKANYKVEDYPAAGWDQAYARKALRMERRLELAMEGHRWFDLVRWGVAPEVMNTYISQEKSKRPYLSTGNFTSDEIYLPVPKDEVENSGGLYQ, from the coding sequence ATGAAAACAATTCATAAATTCATCTATCCTTTGTTTGTCGGGGCGATGTTATTCTCATCGTGTTCTGATATGTTGGACAAAGAACCTTATGGTCAATTCTCCACTGCTCAAATGGATGCCAATAGTATTGAAGGGTTAATGTCATCGGCGTATGCCGGATTAGAAGGGCATTTTTTCGGCAATAACGAATCATTTTCCGGTCCGGTTTCAAACTGGGTATTCGATGTTCGTTCCGATGATGCTTATAAAGGTGGAGGTGGCGTTACAATGGAGGCTTATCTTACTCAGCTGGAATTATCTAATATAACCAATGATAATCCAGTTGGCCTGAATAAGTGGAGAAATAATTTCTATGGAATAGCGCGTGTTAACCAGACGATTAGAACCATTAACTCTATCAATCCTGAAAATAAGGCGGAGCTTTTAGGGGAACTCAGACTGATACGTGGCCACTTCTATTTTGACTTGATTCGTATTTTCGATCGTATTCCTTACATAGATGAGAATACAAATGCGATCAATGCACGATATGATGAACTTACCAGAGAGCAGATTTACGATAAGATCTATGATGATCTGAAATTCGGGTATGACAATATTGCCGAAACGCAAACTCAGGCAGGTCGCCTGAATAAGTATGCTGCTGCCGCTTACCTGTGTAAGTTGTCCATAGAGCGCAAGAAGTATGCTGAAGCAATAACATGGGCAGATGTGGTTATAGGTTCCAATAAATATGCTTTGTACGATAATTACTTAGATATGTCGAAGCTTGCGTATAACAATAAGAAAGAGTCTGTTTTTGCTATTCAGTTTTCTACAGACAATAATGCGGCACATATCAACTGGGGTAATTTGTTGAATACGACCTATTCCGACGGGAATTTGTTTGGCAATGGCGATGATTTCTTTATTGGTAGCCAGAACCTGAGAAACGCATTCCGCACAGATGCAAATGGCCTTCCATATTTGGATAATTTCAACTCCGTGGATGTAAATGCAAGTTACACAGGAAATGTAGATCCAAGACTTGATTTTACAATGGAACGAATCGGATTTCCATTCAGAGGTAATATTGTAAATGAAAAATGGTGTCGTGACCTGGAAACCTATGGTGCAGGTTCTTGTAAAAAAGGCCTGATTGATCCTACTTCTTCTGATATGGTAAAAGGATTTCCATGGGGGGCAAATGCATTAAACTATAATTTGATCCGTTATGCTGAAGTTTTGCTTTGGAAAGCTGAAGCTTTAATTGAAAGTGGAGGAAATCTTGAAACAGCTCGCGGGTTAATCAATCAGGTTCGTGAAAAAGCAAAACGAAGCATTGATAAATTCTACACTCCACGGGATATAGATGTGACAAAAGCAAACTACAAAGTTGAGGATTATCCAGCTGCTGGCTGGGATCAGGCCTATGCCCGCAAAGCTTTGCGAATGGAACGCCGATTGGAATTGGCTATGGAAGGACACCGTTGGTTTGATCTTGTACGTTGGGGGGTAGCTCCAGAAGTGATGAATACTTATATCTCACAGGAAAAGTCCAAACGTCCATATTTAAGTACTGGTAATTTTACATCAGATGAGATTTATCTGCCTGTTCCAAAAGATGAGGTTGAAAATTCAGGAGGTTTATATCAGTAA
- a CDS encoding DUF4960 domain-containing protein, which yields MKKLNFLFVFFLLALFACEKVQYEEKAMPVALPVDVQTVNQNNNIKVTWTAPAEAGDYSVVLNYDGQEYTVLNNPTEYTFVNPKVNIEHAITVKIKTVDGRVSEGVTTHITIQGPNPVTNFSGMRDGNDIVLSWTLPQINTATSLELTYNDVVVPLASTATTYRVLNTAGDKKFTFGLRTKTAAAASHYEYATVNSLKFAFVTTYNDIASLRSQGDDDEVAAANWFLNNYSTGEVVSLNSIKDGSVNLNDYSVVWIAIDRVGTGTVPQDFENSTVLSKIMNYYVTGGNLLLTTHATQYISDLGRCSRKPGIIGAGGGGIGTDTWTINANIGGIYNHNSDPLFAGMTSSADFFPNSGPTFPLIGPGQREDHNSMWDLNSYGYSIPAAGPNVVKAFETENNATVMATWGHVTDFCCAGIVYFHPTVSYKGKCICIGVAAYEWNQNTNVNLYQSNIEKLTKNAIDILK from the coding sequence ATGAAAAAGCTTAATTTTCTATTCGTCTTTTTTCTCCTCGCTCTATTCGCCTGTGAGAAAGTTCAATATGAAGAAAAAGCAATGCCTGTGGCATTGCCTGTAGATGTACAGACTGTCAATCAGAATAATAATATCAAAGTGACCTGGACTGCGCCAGCAGAGGCGGGCGATTATAGTGTCGTGTTGAACTACGATGGTCAGGAATACACAGTCCTGAATAATCCAACGGAGTACACCTTTGTAAATCCGAAAGTAAATATTGAACATGCAATTACTGTAAAGATTAAAACGGTAGATGGTCGCGTGTCTGAAGGAGTTACAACTCATATCACTATTCAGGGACCAAATCCTGTAACTAATTTCTCAGGGATGCGGGATGGCAATGATATTGTTTTAAGTTGGACGTTGCCTCAAATAAATACAGCTACAAGCTTAGAGCTCACCTATAATGATGTCGTAGTACCTTTAGCTTCTACAGCGACAACTTATCGGGTTTTAAACACTGCCGGGGATAAGAAATTCACCTTTGGCCTCAGAACTAAAACTGCGGCAGCAGCTTCACATTATGAATATGCAACAGTAAACAGTTTGAAGTTCGCATTTGTAACTACTTATAATGATATTGCCTCTTTAAGATCTCAGGGCGATGACGATGAAGTTGCGGCTGCAAATTGGTTCTTGAATAATTATTCAACTGGAGAAGTTGTTTCTTTGAATAGTATAAAAGACGGATCCGTAAATCTGAATGATTATAGTGTTGTATGGATTGCCATTGACAGAGTAGGTACAGGAACTGTTCCTCAGGATTTTGAAAATAGTACTGTTTTGTCGAAAATCATGAACTATTATGTGACTGGCGGTAATTTATTACTCACTACACATGCGACACAGTACATCAGTGATCTGGGACGTTGTAGTAGGAAACCGGGTATTATCGGTGCCGGAGGCGGTGGTATAGGAACGGACACCTGGACTATTAATGCAAACATTGGTGGTATCTATAATCATAACAGTGATCCTCTTTTTGCTGGCATGACTTCATCAGCAGATTTCTTCCCGAATTCAGGACCAACTTTCCCATTAATAGGTCCGGGCCAACGTGAGGACCATAACTCGATGTGGGATTTGAACTCTTATGGATATAGTATTCCTGCTGCCGGACCAAACGTAGTTAAAGCATTTGAAACAGAAAACAATGCAACTGTAATGGCTACCTGGGGACATGTTACTGACTTCTGTTGCGCAGGTATAGTATATTTCCATCCTACGGTTTCATATAAAGGGAAATGTATCTGTATAGGTGTTGCTGCATACGAATGGAATCAGAATACCAACGTAAATCTATATCAGTCGAATATCGAAAAGCTGACTAAAAATGCGATTGATATTCTAAAGTAA
- a CDS encoding GH32 C-terminal domain-containing protein codes for MKKIQFTQYGCIFAFLQLIAAMVTVSANATTPVALFPMELSGNSIQEIIANKTFVVSSNLAPESVLGAEGNAVRFDGYSTIVTAEINAAALNNQSLSFSLWCAMETYPMMNTDVQTSTATYIAGNMREDLKTGFAFTLNNTGRYGFEVYLSGTKYTCYDNYLKLPKYQWGHLTATVSIADHQILLYNNGELVGRTSFSASQINVGENTFMIGKSFTDDRAGIFRTNTINGIVDNMKIYSSVLAPTEIGYHVPENTADLSIPKSRHSNDIQRPSFHGQPATNWTNEPHGLVFYNNKYHLFFQKNANGPYMGRLHWGHISSDDLINWREEKIAIAPAETYDQKGTWSGCVFTDNVLTDGKPNIFYTGVDYAKASIDRAIPSDNDLIAWTKDVLNPLVPNKPAGLSDDFRDPYVFKSNNEFYMIVGTSKNGKGAATLQKYNQLTKSWSNDGTIFYQSISTDYGTFWEMPLIEPMGNGKWIFMSTVLGGINGVETLYWVGTINSDGTFNPISNVPKEVELGTMGRDGYGLLSPSVTHKDGKMIAIGIVPDKLPSQNNLQLGWAHLYSLPREWSLSNDNFLIQKPYSGLEKMRDMTSAFQLTDTEVSGTIAMPSVAGKSLEIKSTFIVSSATRFGFNVRKSGSNGIAIYYTPSTNKITVDAQSIARLSNDAGVFNGLYESTLPQQMAQGDTLTLQIFVDHSVMDIFVNKKYAFSLRVFPTDTNAEQVEVFSDGGSTKAVLVEAWKLNPTLSNPNAVVTVSQDNFIIYVNRETLIYRNIPSHSIISVNDLLGRIVAVKDIGEETSGEIRLPEKQVYLVKVSGHNFSAVKKIISA; via the coding sequence ATGAAAAAGATACAGTTTACTCAATACGGATGCATTTTTGCTTTTTTGCAGTTAATTGCCGCAATGGTAACTGTTTCTGCAAACGCAACGACTCCGGTAGCTCTTTTCCCAATGGAACTATCTGGAAATTCAATTCAGGAAATTATTGCCAATAAAACGTTTGTCGTTTCTTCAAATCTTGCTCCCGAATCTGTTTTGGGTGCAGAAGGTAATGCTGTTCGATTTGATGGGTACTCCACTATTGTAACAGCCGAAATTAATGCTGCGGCATTAAACAATCAATCACTTTCTTTTTCACTGTGGTGTGCTATGGAAACTTATCCGATGATGAACACCGATGTGCAGACCAGTACTGCAACATACATAGCCGGCAATATGAGAGAAGATCTTAAAACCGGTTTTGCTTTTACGTTGAATAATACAGGTCGTTATGGTTTTGAAGTTTACCTAAGCGGCACGAAATATACCTGTTATGATAATTACCTTAAACTGCCCAAATACCAATGGGGGCATTTAACAGCGACAGTCAGTATTGCTGACCATCAGATTCTTTTATACAACAATGGAGAATTAGTTGGCAGAACCTCTTTCTCAGCCAGCCAAATCAATGTGGGCGAAAACACTTTTATGATAGGAAAATCTTTTACAGACGACAGAGCCGGTATTTTTCGAACCAACACCATTAACGGTATCGTTGATAATATGAAAATATATTCGAGTGTTTTAGCCCCCACGGAAATTGGTTATCACGTTCCCGAAAATACAGCTGATCTTTCAATTCCGAAGTCACGACATTCAAATGATATCCAAAGACCCTCGTTTCATGGGCAGCCTGCCACAAACTGGACAAACGAACCTCATGGATTGGTTTTCTACAACAATAAGTACCATCTTTTTTTTCAGAAAAATGCCAATGGACCATATATGGGGCGTTTGCATTGGGGACACATTAGCAGTGATGACCTGATAAACTGGAGAGAAGAAAAAATCGCGATAGCTCCTGCCGAAACATACGACCAAAAAGGAACGTGGTCAGGTTGTGTCTTTACTGATAATGTGCTGACCGATGGCAAACCTAATATTTTCTATACAGGTGTGGATTATGCGAAAGCAAGTATTGATAGAGCTATTCCGTCTGATAATGATTTGATTGCATGGACAAAAGATGTTCTAAACCCTTTGGTTCCTAATAAGCCCGCCGGATTGAGTGATGACTTCCGCGATCCGTATGTATTCAAATCGAATAATGAATTCTATATGATTGTCGGTACATCGAAGAATGGAAAAGGTGCTGCTACGCTACAAAAGTACAATCAGTTGACCAAAAGCTGGAGCAATGATGGGACTATTTTTTACCAATCCATCAGTACCGATTATGGTACTTTTTGGGAAATGCCTCTTATTGAACCAATGGGAAATGGGAAGTGGATTTTTATGTCAACTGTTTTAGGAGGTATAAATGGAGTGGAGACGCTTTACTGGGTAGGGACAATCAATAGTGACGGGACTTTTAATCCGATTTCGAATGTGCCTAAGGAAGTCGAATTAGGAACAATGGGACGGGACGGTTATGGTCTGTTATCACCATCTGTGACGCATAAAGATGGAAAAATGATTGCAATCGGAATTGTTCCCGACAAATTGCCTTCACAAAATAATTTGCAGCTTGGATGGGCTCATCTCTATAGTTTACCTCGCGAATGGTCGTTGAGTAATGATAATTTTCTCATACAAAAACCGTATTCCGGATTAGAGAAGATGCGTGATATGACATCTGCATTTCAATTGACAGATACAGAGGTTAGCGGAACCATTGCCATGCCAAGCGTAGCAGGGAAATCCTTAGAAATTAAATCGACATTCATTGTTTCATCGGCAACACGTTTTGGATTTAATGTTAGGAAATCGGGCTCAAATGGCATAGCTATATATTACACTCCATCAACCAATAAAATCACTGTAGATGCACAGTCGATTGCCCGTTTGTCAAATGATGCAGGTGTATTCAATGGACTTTATGAGAGTACTTTACCTCAGCAGATGGCACAGGGTGATACGCTTACTTTACAGATTTTCGTAGATCATTCTGTTATGGACATATTCGTGAATAAGAAATATGCCTTTTCGTTGAGAGTTTTTCCTACTGACACAAATGCCGAACAAGTTGAAGTCTTTTCAGACGGTGGCTCAACAAAAGCAGTATTGGTGGAAGCCTGGAAATTGAATCCGACACTGAGTAACCCAAACGCAGTGGTAACTGTTTCGCAAGACAATTTTATAATCTATGTGAATAGGGAAACGCTTATTTACAGAAATATTCCTTCTCATTCCATCATCTCGGTGAATGATCTTTTAGGAAGAATTGTTGCTGTCAAAGATATTGGGGAAGAAACTTCGGGCGAAATAAGATTACCTGAAAAACAGGTTTATCTTGTAAAAGTGTCAGGTCACAACTTTTCGGCAGTCAAAAAGATTATTAGCGCTTAA
- a CDS encoding glycoside hydrolase family 32 protein, giving the protein MKKTILSIAAFALSAFTVCFGAETATQRALGQEAYRPHVHFTPQAHWMNDPNGMVYHNGEYHLFYQYYPDGTTWGPMHWGHAVSKDMMNWEHLPIALYPDSLGYIFSGSAVVDINNTSGLGTKENPPMVAVFTYHNPKLERSGSNVYQYQGMAYSLDNGRTWTKYAKNPVIPNPGMRDFRDPKVSWNEQTQKWVVVFAAGDKVRFYSSPNLLDWTFESEFGQNIGAHGGVWECPDIFPLKAGNADKTKWVLLVSINPGGPFGGSATQYFVGDFDGKKFKPDNTEIRWIDFGKDNYAGVTWSNIPKADGRRLFLGWMSNWQYAEKVPTDAWRSAMTLPRELSLVPSKEGYSLVSQPVKELDAFRKNEIKTAVKQVNGSKEISTTVSPVQLKLTFAVNQKSGKQFGVKLTNGQNEEVVIGYDKVKQQLYMDRMKSGKVDFSKDFPAITSAACPVENGKVELNIVIDEASVEVFAQQGKVVMTNIVFPTQPYSKLLLFSDKGKTKVSECKMWELKTP; this is encoded by the coding sequence ATGAAAAAGACAATTCTCAGTATAGCGGCATTTGCGCTGTCTGCGTTTACTGTATGTTTCGGGGCGGAAACGGCTACGCAAAGGGCTTTGGGGCAAGAAGCCTACCGTCCGCACGTTCACTTTACCCCGCAAGCCCACTGGATGAACGATCCCAACGGCATGGTGTACCATAACGGGGAATACCATCTCTTTTATCAATATTACCCTGATGGAACTACCTGGGGGCCAATGCACTGGGGGCATGCCGTAAGTAAAGACATGATGAACTGGGAGCATCTGCCGATAGCCCTTTATCCGGATAGTCTCGGATACATCTTTTCGGGAAGTGCGGTGGTGGATATAAACAATACCTCGGGGTTAGGAACAAAAGAAAATCCTCCGATGGTGGCGGTCTTCACTTACCACAATCCCAAACTTGAACGAAGCGGAAGCAACGTGTATCAGTATCAGGGAATGGCCTATAGCCTGGATAATGGTCGCACCTGGACGAAATATGCAAAGAACCCGGTTATCCCAAATCCGGGAATGCGTGATTTTAGAGATCCTAAAGTGAGCTGGAACGAGCAGACGCAGAAATGGGTAGTGGTTTTTGCTGCCGGAGACAAAGTGCGATTCTATTCTTCCCCCAATTTGTTGGATTGGACCTTTGAGAGTGAGTTCGGACAAAACATAGGGGCTCACGGTGGCGTATGGGAATGTCCCGATATATTCCCGCTGAAAGCAGGTAATGCAGATAAAACCAAATGGGTGTTGTTGGTCAGCATCAATCCCGGAGGACCTTTCGGAGGCTCGGCAACTCAGTACTTTGTGGGCGATTTTGATGGGAAAAAATTCAAACCGGATAATACGGAAATCCGCTGGATTGACTTCGGGAAAGACAACTATGCCGGTGTCACCTGGTCGAATATACCCAAAGCAGACGGCAGACGCCTTTTCCTGGGATGGATGAGCAACTGGCAATATGCAGAGAAAGTGCCGACAGACGCCTGGCGTAGCGCGATGACACTTCCCCGGGAGTTGTCTCTGGTTCCTTCGAAAGAGGGATATTCATTGGTGTCACAACCGGTGAAAGAGCTTGATGCATTTAGAAAGAATGAAATAAAAACTGCAGTTAAACAAGTTAATGGCTCGAAAGAGATTTCAACCACTGTCTCACCGGTTCAATTGAAGCTGACTTTCGCGGTAAATCAGAAGTCTGGCAAACAATTCGGTGTAAAACTGACAAATGGTCAGAATGAGGAAGTGGTAATCGGTTATGATAAGGTGAAGCAGCAACTCTACATGGACCGTATGAAATCGGGAAAAGTGGATTTTTCCAAAGACTTTCCAGCCATTACTTCGGCAGCTTGTCCGGTAGAGAATGGGAAAGTAGAGCTGAACATTGTAATTGACGAAGCTTCCGTAGAGGTATTTGCTCAACAAGGAAAAGTGGTGATGACGAACATCGTTTTCCCGACACAGCCTTATTCTAAGCTTTTACTATTCTCCGATAAGGGAAAAACCAAAGTGAGTGAATGTAAGATGTGGGAACTGAAAACCCCCTAA
- a CDS encoding sugar porter family MFS transporter, protein MKQLLKLNTKMNRGFLNWVTFVAVNGGLLFGLNMAGISGAIPFLKEYFVLDDISLGLAVSSIMVGCLVGSLFVGSLSDKYGRKKLMMITAVLFMVSSLGCGLADSLLLFIASRIVSGIAVGAASVLCPTYISEIAPAERRGALVSNNQMAIVIGILLAYVIDFGLVSVVNGWRYMLLVPFVFGLIYLILLVFAFPESPRWLAKVGRNKEAKVILEKVGGVAYAGEQMANIETSSKAHESDKPVRFKELFRGKLAYVMLLGTTLAVLQQITGINAVVNYAPTIFQQTGVGGDTALLQSILVGFVNFVFTIVAVRLVDKKGRKTLLLWGAAGMTLALAYLTGSFAFNSGNSFGILISLLTYIAFFAASLAPVMWVVTSEMYPTRYRGVAMSFSTAISWACTLLVVQFFPWVLNNLGGGITFGMFGVFSLIAFVFIKIYIPETKGKSLEQIEKELGLVK, encoded by the coding sequence ATAAAACAACTCCTTAAATTAAATACGAAAATGAACAGAGGATTTTTAAATTGGGTGACATTTGTCGCGGTCAACGGCGGATTATTGTTTGGGTTGAATATGGCCGGGATATCGGGTGCGATTCCATTCTTAAAGGAATACTTCGTATTGGATGACATTTCTTTAGGTTTGGCTGTTAGCTCCATTATGGTTGGCTGTCTGGTCGGTTCGTTATTTGTCGGATCGTTAAGCGACAAGTATGGCCGTAAAAAATTGATGATGATAACTGCTGTTCTGTTTATGGTATCATCATTGGGATGCGGATTGGCAGATTCTCTCTTGCTCTTTATAGCTTCCCGCATTGTGAGCGGAATTGCCGTGGGTGCTGCATCGGTTCTTTGTCCGACATATATATCGGAGATTGCTCCGGCTGAACGTCGGGGGGCATTGGTCTCAAACAACCAGATGGCTATTGTTATCGGTATTTTGTTGGCTTATGTGATTGACTTTGGATTGGTAAGTGTAGTCAACGGTTGGCGCTATATGTTGCTGGTTCCGTTTGTGTTTGGCCTTATCTACCTGATTCTTTTAGTATTTGCTTTCCCTGAAAGTCCAAGATGGTTGGCTAAAGTAGGGAGAAACAAAGAGGCAAAAGTAATCCTTGAAAAAGTAGGAGGGGTAGCTTATGCCGGAGAACAGATGGCAAACATCGAAACCTCTTCCAAAGCACATGAATCGGATAAGCCGGTTCGCTTCAAAGAGCTTTTCCGGGGTAAACTGGCTTATGTAATGCTTTTGGGTACAACGCTGGCTGTGCTTCAGCAAATCACCGGTATCAATGCCGTGGTGAATTATGCTCCAACGATTTTCCAACAAACGGGTGTTGGTGGAGACACGGCCTTATTGCAATCTATCCTGGTTGGGTTTGTCAACTTTGTATTTACCATTGTAGCTGTTCGCCTGGTGGACAAAAAAGGCCGTAAAACGTTATTACTATGGGGAGCAGCCGGGATGACGCTGGCATTGGCTTACCTGACCGGTTCGTTTGCCTTTAATTCAGGGAATAGTTTCGGTATTCTGATTTCATTACTGACCTACATCGCTTTCTTTGCCGCATCGCTGGCACCTGTGATGTGGGTGGTAACTTCCGAGATGTACCCGACCCGTTACCGTGGAGTTGCCATGTCATTTTCAACGGCAATCAGCTGGGCCTGTACCTTATTGGTGGTGCAGTTCTTTCCCTGGGTGCTCAACAATCTGGGGGGTGGAATCACATTCGGAATGTTTGGTGTATTTAGTTTGATTGCCTTTGTCTTCATCAAGATTTATATCCCTGAAACAAAAGGCAAATCATTGGAACAAATTGAAAAAGAATTGGGATTGGTAAAATAA
- a CDS encoding carbohydrate kinase family protein — MKTKSTVVGLGEILWDLLPQGKVLGGAPANFAYHANQLGAESYVVSAIGDDELGNEILSQLSTFDLNLKLDKVAYATGVVNVTLHDGIPEYEILQPVAWDFITLTAEHEALAKRTDAVCFGSLAQRNEVSRKAITGFVKLVPDSALKIFDINLRQSFYSKELLEASLQLANVLKINDDELIVVAKMFGWEGDDEAICRQIIKAYDLKLLAYTCGTKGSFLFTPEEKSFKETPIVEVKDTVGAGDSFTAAMTMGLLKGKPLSECHEMAVKISAFVCTNHGATPEYSNIIEELIGLV; from the coding sequence ATGAAAACAAAAAGTACAGTCGTAGGATTAGGTGAGATTTTGTGGGATTTGCTTCCACAGGGTAAAGTGTTGGGTGGAGCGCCGGCAAACTTTGCTTACCATGCCAATCAGTTGGGCGCGGAAAGTTATGTGGTGAGTGCTATCGGTGATGACGAACTGGGCAATGAAATCCTTAGTCAGTTATCCACCTTTGATTTGAATCTGAAACTGGATAAAGTAGCTTATGCTACAGGAGTAGTAAATGTTACTTTGCATGATGGAATTCCAGAGTATGAGATATTACAACCGGTTGCATGGGACTTTATAACGCTGACAGCCGAACATGAAGCTTTGGCTAAAAGAACAGATGCGGTATGTTTCGGAAGTCTGGCGCAGCGTAACGAGGTTTCCCGCAAAGCCATTACCGGTTTTGTCAAATTGGTTCCGGATAGTGCGTTGAAGATTTTTGACATCAATTTGCGCCAGAGTTTCTATAGTAAAGAGTTGCTGGAAGCCTCCCTGCAGTTGGCCAACGTACTGAAAATTAATGATGATGAACTGATTGTCGTGGCTAAGATGTTTGGCTGGGAAGGTGATGATGAAGCCATTTGCCGCCAGATCATAAAAGCCTATGATTTGAAGCTATTGGCCTATACCTGTGGTACGAAAGGCAGTTTCCTTTTTACCCCGGAAGAAAAGTCTTTTAAAGAGACGCCAATCGTTGAGGTGAAAGATACGGTAGGAGCAGGTGACTCGTTTACGGCTGCCATGACCATGGGATTGCTGAAAGGGAAACCTTTGAGCGAATGTCACGAGATGGCGGTTAAGATTTCTGCTTTTGTTTGTACCAATCATGGAGCTACCCCCGAATACAGCAATATCATAGAAGAATTGATAGGTTTGGTTTGA